The following coding sequences lie in one Phragmites australis chromosome 8, lpPhrAust1.1, whole genome shotgun sequence genomic window:
- the LOC133927577 gene encoding uncharacterized protein LOC133927577, with protein MLHLQKHLSISFRQQWLFSVTRFATAGSTTASPDPSSFAVEDYLVASCHLTRGKALKASKALTNLKSPSKLDAVLTFLSGVGLSPADITTVVVRHPRLLCCKVDNTLTPRLAELRDLDLSPTQICRLVLLNPAGFRHSAIVSKLKYYALLFGSFDKVLYALKRSSFFLNCDIERVVKPNVSLLREWGLGELGISKICRNVPRLLSAKLERVQAMVVRAEGIGVPRGTPMHFMWRSSYVLTRKLRRTSLKTMLLLAEGKCSIDSDCRNRELDWKVCNCVLHCQA; from the coding sequence ATGCTACACCTCCAGAAACATCTCAGCATCTCCTTCCGTCAACAGTGGCTCTTCTCCGTCACCCGATTTGCGACCGCCGGGTCCACCACAGCCTCCCCTGACCCCTCCTCGTTCGCCGTCGAGGACTACCTCGTTGCCTCCTGCCACCTCACCAGGGGCAAGGCCCTCAAGGCCTCCAAAGCGCTCACCAATCTCAAGTCCCCTTCCAAGCTCGACGCCGTGCTCACCTTCCTCTCCGGCGTCGGCCTCTCGCCCGCTGATATCACCACCGTCGTCGTCCGCCACCCGAGGCTCCTCTGCTGCAAGGTCGACAATACCCTCACCCCGCGCCTTGCCGAGCTCCGTGATTTGGACCTCTCCCCCACCCAAATCTGCCGCCTCGTGCTGCTGAACCCCGCCGGCTTCCGCCACTCCGCCATCGTCTCGAAGCTCAAGTATTATGCCTTGCTCTTTGGCTCCTTCGACAAGGTCCTTTATGCGCTCAAGAGAAGCTCCTTCTTCCTTAACTGTGATATAGAGAGGGTTGTCAAGCCCAATGTCTCACTGCTGCGTGAGTGGGGGCTAGGTGAACTTGGCATCTCCAAGATATGCCGCAATGTGCCGAGGCTGCTCTCCGCCAAACTAGAACGCGTCCAGGCGATGGTGGTGCGCGCTGAAGGCATCGGTGTACCACGCGGCACTCCAATGCACTTCATGTGGAGAAGTTCATATGTCCTTACAAGGAAGCTGCGCCGCACCTCGCTGAAGACTATGCTGCTGCTTGCAGAGGGGAAGTGCTCGATAGATTCAGATTGCAGGAACCGGGAACTGGATTGGAAAGTGTGTAACTGTGTATTGCACTGCCAAGCTTGA
- the LOC133926531 gene encoding uncharacterized protein LOC133926531, with the protein MLHLQKHIPLSFRHQWLLSVTRFAATASAADPAPFAVEDYLVASCHLTQNQALKASKALSHLKSPSNPDAVLAFLSGLGLSPPDIASVVVRAPKFLCCKVDKTLSTRLAALQDHGLSASQIARLVLLNPSGFLQRSIISKLKYYVGLFGSFDDLLNVLKKSSYLLGADLESVVKPNVSCLRECGLGEPDISKICRNAPRLLYARPERVQAMVVRAEGMGVPRSSTMFMYALRCVASRSDEFITEKLEFLKESFRWSEAEVRFAVSRDPWILTVSKDRAFRVSEFLISEVGLDPKYIASTPALIKYSLEGRLIPRHHVVKLLKANRLLAHDRSYYSAVSVSEKVFLEKFICPYKEAAPHLAEDYAASCRGEVPSRFML; encoded by the coding sequence ATGCTCCACCTCCAGAAACACATCCCTCTCTCCTTCCGCCACCAATGGCTCCTCTCCGTCACCCGATTCGCCGCCACCGCGTCCGCCGCTGACCCCGCCCCGTTCGCCGTAGAGGACTATCTCGTCGCCTCCTGCCACCTCACCCAGAACCAGGCCCTCAAGGCCTCCAAGGCGCTCTCCCACCTCAAGTCCCCTTCCAATCCCGACGCCGTGCTCGCCTTCCTCTCCGGCCTCGGCCTCTCGCCCCCTGACATCGCCTCCGTCGTCGTCCGCGCCCCGAAATTCCTCTGCTGCAAAGTCGACAAGACCCTCTCCACGCGCCTCGCTGCACTCCAAGACCACGGCCTCTCCGCCTCCCAGATCGCCCGCCTCGTCCTGCTGAACCCCTCCGGCTTCCTCCAACGCTCCATCATCTCGAAGCTCAAGTACTACGTCGGTCTCTTCGGCTCCTTCGACGACCTCCTCAATGTGCTGAAGAAAAGCTCTTACCTCCTCGGCGCTGATCTGGAGAGTGTGGTCAAGCCCAACGTCTCGTGCCTGCGTGAGTGCGGGCTAGGTGAACCTGATATTTCCAAGATATGCCGCAATGCGCCGAGGCTGCTCTACGCCAGACCGGAACGCGTCCAGGCGATGGTGGTGCGCGCTGAAGGCATGGGCGTACCACGCAGCAGCACGATGTTCATGTATGCGCTGCGGTGTGTCGCGTCCCGCAGCGATGAGTTTATCACTGAGAAACTGGAATTCTTGAAGGAGTCATTCCGATGGTCAGAAGCTGAGGTGCGTTTTGCGGTGTCCAGGGACCCGTGGATTTTGACGGTCTCCAAAGACAGGGCATTCCGCGTGTCGGAGTTCCTGATCTCGGAGGTTGGGTTGGATCCAAAGTACATTGCTAGCACACCGGCATTGATCAAGTATAGCCTGGAGGGCCGCCTGATTCCCCGGCACCATGTTGTGAAGCTTCTTAAGGCAAATAGATTGTTGGCGCATGACCGGAGCTACTATAGCGCAGTTTCGGTGAGCGAGAAGGTCTTCTTGGAGAAGTTCATATGCCCTTACAAGGAAGCTGCACCACACCTTGCTGAAGACTATGCTGCTTCTTGCAGAGGGGAAGTGCCCTCTAGATTCATGTTGTAA